Proteins encoded by one window of Blautia argi:
- the eutJ gene encoding ethanolamine utilization protein EutJ, with the protein MDIRQVEEFMKCVAESETKTFPFKGKLKVGLDLGTAYIVLVVLDEENNPVACEKQAASVLRDGVVVDYSGALDIVRRLKEKLEKRIGQELVNCAIAMPAGTESSTKTHCYLAEGAGFEVSAILDEPSSANAVYKIQDGVIVDIGGGTTGLAILKDGKVVQVEDEPTGGTHLSLVLAGNYHVTFEEAEAIKQDYSRHKEILPVLKAVVEKIATIINRYVKGKDIDTIYLCGGTCCLTGIEKIIEKETGIRTVKPENPFLVTPAGIAMNCQPE; encoded by the coding sequence ATGGATATCAGGCAAGTGGAAGAATTTATGAAATGTGTGGCAGAATCAGAAACAAAGACCTTTCCTTTCAAAGGAAAATTAAAGGTAGGGCTGGATTTGGGAACTGCCTACATTGTTCTTGTAGTATTAGATGAAGAAAACAATCCGGTGGCATGTGAAAAGCAGGCAGCCAGCGTTTTGCGGGACGGTGTTGTGGTAGACTATTCAGGCGCCCTTGACATTGTACGCCGCTTAAAGGAAAAGCTGGAAAAGAGAATCGGACAGGAATTGGTAAACTGTGCCATTGCCATGCCGGCAGGTACGGAGAGCAGTACCAAAACCCACTGCTATCTGGCAGAAGGGGCAGGCTTTGAAGTTTCCGCAATTTTAGATGAGCCAAGCTCTGCAAACGCGGTCTATAAGATTCAGGACGGCGTGATTGTAGACATTGGCGGAGGAACTACAGGACTTGCCATTTTAAAGGACGGAAAAGTAGTGCAGGTGGAGGACGAGCCTACAGGAGGCACCCATCTTTCATTGGTGCTTGCGGGAAATTATCACGTTACCTTTGAAGAAGCAGAGGCAATCAAACAGGATTATAGCAGACACAAAGAAATTCTTCCGGTTTTAAAAGCCGTGGTAGAGAAAATTGCAACCATTATCAACCGTTATGTAAAAGGGAAAGACATTGATACCATTTACCTGTGTGGCGGTACCTGCTGCCTCACAGGGATTGAAAAAATCATAGAAAAAGAAACAGGTATCCGGACAGTCAAACCGGAGAATCCCTTCCTGGTGACTCCGGCAGGGATTGCCATGAACTGTCAGCCTGAGTAA
- the eutM gene encoding ethanolamine utilization microcompartment protein EutM encodes MAAQQALGMIETKGLVASIEAADAMVKAANVTLIGKEHVGGGLVTVMVRGDVGAVKAATDAGAAAAERVGELVSIHVIPRPHEEVEAILPSVNRL; translated from the coding sequence ATGGCAGCACAGCAGGCGTTAGGAATGATTGAAACAAAAGGGCTGGTTGCATCAATTGAAGCAGCAGATGCAATGGTAAAGGCAGCAAACGTAACCTTAATCGGAAAAGAACATGTAGGCGGAGGCCTTGTAACCGTTATGGTAAGAGGCGATGTAGGAGCTGTAAAAGCAGCCACAGACGCAGGAGCAGCGGCAGCAGAACGCGTAGGCGAACTGGTATCCATTCATGTAATCCCAAGACCACACGAAGAAGTAGAAGCAATTCTGCCTTCTGTAAACAGATTATAA
- the pduL gene encoding phosphate propanoyltransferase → MEQLIRKVLDTITNAGLVEVEVSARHVHLTQEDVEKLFGKGQVLHEKRPLSQKGQYLSEERVTLIGPKGKKERVAVLGPVRKATQVELSVSDCVALGVQAPLRESGDVKDSAPMIIEGPAGSIAISEGTIVAHNHIHVPTEVAERLQLSDKEHVSVKILTERPVTFDDVIIRVSDAFNFKMHIDFDEANAASVKGFTLGKIIRRE, encoded by the coding sequence ATGGAACAACTGATTAGAAAAGTGCTGGACACAATCACAAACGCAGGACTGGTGGAGGTGGAGGTTTCCGCCCGCCATGTACATCTGACCCAGGAAGATGTGGAAAAACTTTTCGGAAAAGGTCAGGTGCTTCATGAGAAGCGTCCCCTTTCCCAAAAGGGACAGTATTTAAGCGAGGAGCGCGTAACCCTCATTGGACCCAAAGGGAAAAAGGAACGGGTGGCAGTGCTTGGCCCTGTACGGAAGGCGACTCAGGTGGAGCTTTCCGTAAGCGACTGCGTGGCACTGGGAGTACAGGCGCCTCTTCGGGAATCCGGAGATGTGAAGGACTCTGCTCCTATGATTATCGAGGGACCGGCAGGCAGCATTGCCATTTCCGAGGGAACCATTGTGGCGCATAACCACATTCACGTTCCCACAGAGGTGGCAGAAAGACTGCAGCTTTCAGATAAAGAGCATGTAAGCGTAAAAATATTAACCGAGCGTCCTGTGACCTTTGATGATGTGATTATCCGTGTCAGCGATGCATTTAATTTCAAAATGCATATAGATTTTGACGAGGCAAATGCAGCGTCAGTAAAGGGATTTACCCTGGGCAAGATTATACGGAGAGAGTAA
- a CDS encoding BMC domain-containing protein → MNALGMIETYGYLTAVEALDSALKAANVSLVDVVRVRGGLVTVLIEGDVGAVKAAVDAAAAAAERVGEVVSVHVIPRPDDSVKSMLTAHPEHGNRKCTAADQSLNQESSRQEESEKKKLLMRQIISKKLIWKRRKNLLQKHFLKNRRKIRQKYSQKNRQNLLQKHRKNPSLRNKKSSPYRSSKKA, encoded by the coding sequence ATGAATGCACTGGGAATGATTGAAACATACGGCTACCTTACAGCAGTCGAAGCTTTGGACAGTGCATTAAAGGCTGCCAATGTATCTTTGGTAGATGTGGTTCGGGTAAGAGGCGGTCTGGTGACCGTTCTGATAGAAGGTGATGTAGGTGCGGTAAAGGCTGCGGTAGACGCAGCCGCAGCCGCTGCCGAAAGAGTGGGAGAAGTAGTCAGCGTCCATGTGATTCCGCGACCGGACGATTCTGTAAAGAGCATGCTCACTGCACACCCTGAACATGGGAACAGGAAGTGTACCGCTGCAGACCAGAGTTTGAACCAGGAGAGCAGCAGACAGGAAGAAAGTGAGAAGAAAAAACTGTTGATGCGGCAGATAATTTCGAAAAAGCTCATATGGAAGAGGCGGAAAAATCTTCTACAGAAACACTTTCTGAAAAACAGACGGAAAATCCGGCAGAAGTATTCTCAGAAGAACAGACAGAATCTCCTACAGAAACATCGAAAGAATCCTTCACTGAGGAACAAAAAGAGCAGCCCGTACAGGAGTTCAAAGAAAGCGTGA
- a CDS encoding 4Fe-4S dicluster domain-containing protein, whose product MSFVETIKEAGIVGAGGAGFPTYVKLNAKAEYFIINAAECEPLIETDKYLCRTFPERIIRTAVLVAEHLEAAHCVIATKAKYKREIAALQQEIDRQNAKVEIFGMRTFYPAGDEQVIVQEVTGRSVPERGLPLDVGCVVDNVGTVLSIADALEGKPVSEKYLSVTGAVSHTGMYHVPLGTPITQILESAKLTEREYAVILGGPMMGKMLKTEEEIKKACVTKTTGNLLVLPKDHYLVKRSELPRERMIRQAAAACIQCRMCTDMCPRFMLGHEIRPNVVMRNLWRESMLTDATEFEAAFGSAVNCCSCGVCEMFACPMGLSPRKMNEYAKGLLREKGINPERNMRPQAREGIENRKIPTERLIARLDLTPYVTHELPEERKLSVKECRIPLSQHIGKPALAAVHVGERVEKNALVAQAAEGLSVNIHTGMAGIVKEVTDTYIRICGEEV is encoded by the coding sequence ATGAGTTTCGTAGAAACCATCAAGGAAGCGGGAATTGTGGGAGCCGGCGGCGCCGGTTTTCCCACTTATGTAAAGCTGAATGCAAAGGCAGAATATTTTATCATCAATGCAGCGGAATGTGAGCCTCTCATTGAAACCGATAAATATCTCTGTCGAACATTTCCCGAACGAATTATCAGGACAGCGGTGTTGGTTGCCGAACATCTGGAGGCAGCCCACTGCGTTATTGCCACAAAGGCAAAATATAAAAGAGAAATTGCTGCCCTGCAGCAGGAGATAGACCGTCAGAATGCAAAGGTAGAGATTTTCGGCATGAGAACCTTTTATCCTGCAGGAGATGAGCAGGTGATTGTGCAGGAGGTTACCGGAAGAAGTGTTCCGGAAAGAGGTCTGCCTCTGGACGTAGGCTGTGTAGTAGACAATGTGGGAACCGTGCTATCCATTGCAGATGCCCTGGAGGGAAAGCCTGTTTCGGAAAAATATCTTTCCGTTACAGGCGCTGTCAGCCACACCGGTATGTATCATGTGCCTTTAGGAACACCGATTACACAGATACTGGAAAGCGCAAAACTCACAGAACGGGAGTACGCCGTGATTCTGGGCGGTCCCATGATGGGAAAGATGTTAAAAACAGAGGAAGAAATCAAAAAAGCCTGTGTCACAAAGACTACGGGAAATCTTCTGGTATTGCCAAAAGACCATTATCTGGTAAAGAGAAGCGAGCTGCCAAGGGAGCGTATGATTCGCCAGGCGGCGGCAGCCTGTATCCAGTGCAGAATGTGTACAGATATGTGCCCGCGTTTTATGCTGGGACATGAAATAAGACCAAACGTGGTTATGAGAAATCTGTGGAGAGAAAGCATGCTCACAGATGCGACAGAATTTGAAGCAGCCTTTGGCAGTGCAGTAAACTGCTGCAGCTGCGGCGTGTGCGAAATGTTTGCATGTCCTATGGGGCTCTCCCCCAGAAAGATGAACGAATATGCCAAGGGTCTGTTAAGGGAAAAGGGAATCAATCCGGAAAGAAATATGCGGCCACAAGCCAGAGAGGGTATAGAAAATCGAAAGATTCCGACAGAGCGGCTCATTGCCAGACTGGATTTGACGCCTTATGTGACCCATGAGTTGCCTGAGGAAAGAAAACTGTCTGTAAAAGAATGCAGGATTCCTCTTTCCCAGCATATCGGCAAGCCGGCGCTGGCAGCCGTACATGTAGGGGAGCGGGTAGAAAAGAATGCTCTGGTAGCCCAGGCGGCAGAAGGACTTTCCGTGAATATTCATACAGGAATGGCAGGTATTGTAAAAGAAGTGACAGATACATATATCAGAATCTGTGGAGAGGAGGTATAA
- the eutM gene encoding ethanolamine utilization microcompartment protein EutM, whose translation MAAQQALGMIETKGLVASIEAADAMVKAANVTLIGKEHVGGGLVTVMVRGDVGAVKAATDAGAAAAERVGELVSIHVIPRPHEEVEGILPSLTK comes from the coding sequence ATGGCAGCACAGCAGGCGTTAGGAATGATTGAAACAAAAGGACTGGTTGCATCAATTGAAGCAGCAGATGCAATGGTAAAGGCAGCAAACGTAACCTTAATCGGAAAAGAACATGTAGGCGGAGGTCTTGTGACCGTTATGGTAAGAGGTGACGTAGGAGCTGTAAAGGCAGCTACAGACGCAGGAGCAGCGGCAGCAGAGCGCGTAGGCGAGCTGGTATCCATTCATGTAATCCCAAGACCACACGAAGAGGTGGAAGGAATTTTACCTTCTCTTACAAAATAA
- the eutL gene encoding ethanolamine utilization microcompartment protein EutL — MKRDPVRATVLASKIIPNVSPDMAKELNLEPGMKSLALVTADSDDVTYTALDEATKKADVKVVYAKSFYAGAANANTKLAGEIIGILAGPNPAEVKSGLEACVDVIENQAYFISANDDDSIIYYAQCISRTGSYLSEGAGIQEGEALAYLIAPPLEAMYGVDAALKAADVKMCVLYAPPSETNFGGALLTGSQSACKAACDAFAAAVEFVAENPRE; from the coding sequence ATGAAACGAGATCCCGTAAGAGCTACCGTTCTTGCATCAAAAATTATTCCAAACGTCAGCCCGGATATGGCAAAAGAGCTGAATCTGGAACCGGGCATGAAATCTCTGGCTCTGGTTACTGCAGACAGTGATGACGTTACTTATACAGCCCTTGATGAGGCAACAAAAAAAGCAGATGTAAAGGTTGTTTATGCAAAGAGTTTCTACGCAGGCGCAGCCAATGCGAACACAAAGCTGGCAGGAGAAATCATCGGTATCCTGGCAGGTCCTAATCCGGCAGAAGTAAAAAGTGGACTGGAAGCCTGTGTGGACGTGATTGAAAACCAGGCATACTTTATTTCCGCAAATGACGATGATTCCATTATTTATTATGCACAGTGCATTTCCAGAACAGGTTCCTATCTTTCCGAAGGCGCCGGTATTCAGGAAGGCGAAGCTCTGGCTTATCTGATTGCACCGCCGCTGGAAGCAATGTACGGTGTAGATGCAGCTTTAAAGGCAGCAGATGTGAAAATGTGCGTATTGTATGCACCGCCGTCAGAAACCAACTTTGGAGGCGCGCTTCTGACAGGAAGCCAGTCTGCTTGTAAGGCTGCCTGCGATGCTTTTGCAGCAGCAGTGGAATTTGTAGCTGAGAACCCCAGAGAATAA
- a CDS encoding ATP-binding protein — protein sequence MKVITEAILRSELRASTPEAYTVPEGKILSPAAREYLQQCKIRIEDGKGKKNPVKKAEEEQTAEKPEIQATKVLPMPEVQVEKEAKPKFVDYDTGAYYYEKPEHMTHLYGNTLVPKDHKRIFFRGKLDSLETLFVLNQTLLLEMGESQKLIDDLQDVLVSLREMMRCDVMNEPFRREFIIGLSHAELREHSHNPMKFYKIKQMVLPDYTLGKAYALLNQLRAAVREVEVAAATAFHEGRTYAREDIIEELNRMSSAMHIIMCKYLAEAYKE from the coding sequence ATGAAAGTGATAACAGAAGCCATATTACGCAGCGAGCTTCGGGCATCTACCCCGGAAGCCTATACCGTACCGGAGGGAAAAATCCTCTCTCCGGCCGCAAGAGAATATCTGCAGCAGTGCAAAATCCGTATTGAGGACGGGAAAGGGAAAAAGAACCCGGTAAAGAAAGCAGAGGAAGAACAGACCGCAGAGAAGCCGGAGATTCAGGCAACCAAGGTGCTTCCTATGCCGGAGGTGCAGGTGGAAAAAGAGGCAAAGCCGAAATTTGTGGATTATGATACAGGGGCTTACTATTACGAGAAACCGGAGCATATGACCCATTTGTACGGCAATACCTTAGTGCCAAAAGACCATAAAAGGATTTTTTTCAGAGGAAAGCTGGATAGTCTGGAAACACTTTTTGTTCTAAACCAGACCCTTCTTCTGGAAATGGGAGAATCCCAGAAGCTCATCGATGATTTGCAGGACGTTCTGGTAAGTCTGAGAGAAATGATGCGGTGTGATGTTATGAATGAGCCGTTTCGCAGAGAATTCATTATCGGGTTAAGCCATGCAGAACTTAGAGAGCATTCTCACAATCCTATGAAGTTCTACAAGATTAAGCAGATGGTGCTTCCGGATTACACCCTGGGAAAGGCATATGCGCTTTTAAATCAGTTAAGAGCCGCTGTCCGGGAAGTGGAAGTGGCAGCCGCCACGGCTTTCCATGAGGGCAGAACCTATGCCAGAGAAGATATTATTGAGGAATTAAACAGAATGTCCAGTGCCATGCACATTATTATGTGCAAATACCTGGCAGAAGCCTATAAGGAGTAA
- the eutC gene encoding ethanolamine ammonia-lyase subunit EutC, producing the protein MVNENDLRTIIAQVLQEMNLDSKKEENETAVTGCASCQKEPEIEEGCIPDVTEVDIRKQYLVKDPVNKEAYYDLKQYAPCRLGIGKAGARYKTDPVLQFRAAHSAAQDAVFSDVDQGFIDSMGLFSVKTQCENKDVYLTRPDLGRKLDDEAVKTIKEKCRMNPTVQIFVSDGLSSAAVAANVGDVLPAIEQGLKSYGIDTGVPFFVKYGRVGAMDQVSEITGADVTCVLIGERPGLITAESMSAYIAYKATVGMPEARRTVVSNIHKAGTIPAEAGAHIADIIKKILDNKASGTDLKL; encoded by the coding sequence TTGGTAAACGAAAACGATTTAAGAACAATCATTGCACAGGTTCTGCAGGAAATGAACCTGGATTCTAAAAAAGAAGAAAATGAAACCGCGGTTACAGGCTGTGCGTCCTGCCAAAAAGAACCGGAAATCGAAGAAGGCTGTATTCCTGACGTGACAGAAGTGGATATCCGCAAACAGTATCTGGTAAAAGACCCGGTAAATAAAGAAGCATATTATGATTTGAAACAGTACGCACCCTGCCGTCTGGGAATCGGCAAGGCAGGCGCAAGATATAAAACAGACCCTGTACTGCAGTTCCGGGCAGCACACTCTGCTGCACAGGACGCAGTATTCTCTGATGTAGACCAGGGCTTCATTGACAGCATGGGACTGTTCTCTGTAAAGACACAGTGCGAAAACAAAGACGTATATCTGACCCGTCCGGATTTGGGAAGAAAGCTGGACGATGAGGCAGTAAAAACTATTAAAGAAAAATGCAGAATGAACCCAACAGTTCAGATTTTCGTATCAGACGGTCTGAGTTCCGCAGCAGTTGCAGCCAATGTAGGCGACGTGCTTCCGGCAATTGAGCAGGGATTAAAGAGCTACGGTATTGATACAGGTGTTCCGTTCTTTGTAAAATACGGACGCGTAGGCGCTATGGATCAGGTTTCTGAAATTACAGGCGCAGACGTTACCTGTGTATTGATTGGAGAGCGTCCGGGACTGATTACCGCAGAATCCATGTCTGCATACATTGCATACAAAGCAACCGTGGGAATGCCAGAAGCCAGACGAACCGTTGTTTCCAATATTCACAAGGCTGGAACCATACCGGCTGAGGCAGGCGCACATATTGCAGATATTATTAAAAAGATTCTGGACAACAAGGCAAGCGGAACTGATTTGAAGCTGTAA
- a CDS encoding acetaldehyde dehydrogenase (acetylating) gives MQLYDKDLLSVQEVRELVEKAKAAQQELAAKSQAEVDRIVKSVAQAGVRNAQRLAKLAHEETGFGVEADKVIKNVFASDGVYQHIKDMKTIGELERDEERKIRTIAVPVGVIAGLIPSTNPTSTALYKAEIAIKAGNAIVFSPHPNARNCILETVKVIRQAIVEAGGNENLVSCITIPTIQATDNLMRHPDVSMILATGGSAMVRAAYSSGTPAIGVGPGNGPAYIEKTADVKLAVKRILDSKTFDNGTICASEQSVVCDEEMRAEVQAEMERQGAYFLTPEQIKKLGSFILRANGTMNPMIVGKSARVIADLAGIEVPEGTRVLVAEETGIGRGHPYSNEKLAPILAFYTAPSYVEICELCTEILHYEGAGHTFSMHTKDENMVTYFAQRIPASRIIVNTPSALGGIGGTTGLQPALTLGCGAVGGSATSENVGPKHLMNLRYVAEGLSELEDIKGTLPDCSEGICKPQKFDDIDIDAVVSEIIKRLQNS, from the coding sequence ATGCAGTTATATGACAAAGACCTTTTGTCAGTACAGGAAGTGCGCGAGCTGGTAGAAAAGGCAAAGGCTGCACAGCAGGAATTGGCAGCAAAGAGTCAGGCAGAGGTAGACAGAATCGTAAAATCTGTTGCACAGGCAGGCGTGAGAAATGCACAGCGCCTGGCAAAGCTGGCTCATGAAGAAACCGGATTCGGCGTAGAGGCTGACAAAGTAATCAAAAATGTATTCGCCAGCGACGGCGTATACCAACATATAAAAGATATGAAAACCATTGGGGAACTGGAACGGGACGAGGAAAGAAAAATCCGTACCATTGCAGTTCCGGTAGGGGTAATTGCGGGACTGATTCCTTCTACAAACCCTACCTCAACCGCATTATATAAAGCAGAGATTGCCATTAAAGCGGGAAATGCCATTGTATTTTCTCCACACCCAAACGCCAGAAACTGTATTCTGGAAACCGTGAAGGTAATCCGTCAGGCGATTGTAGAAGCAGGAGGAAATGAAAACCTGGTATCCTGTATTACAATTCCTACCATACAGGCAACCGACAATCTCATGCGTCACCCGGACGTATCCATGATACTGGCAACCGGAGGCTCTGCCATGGTAAGGGCTGCTTATTCTTCAGGAACCCCTGCCATTGGAGTGGGTCCGGGAAACGGTCCGGCTTATATCGAAAAAACGGCAGATGTGAAGCTGGCAGTAAAACGGATTCTGGATTCTAAAACCTTTGATAACGGTACCATTTGTGCTTCTGAACAGTCTGTGGTCTGCGACGAAGAGATGCGGGCAGAGGTACAGGCAGAAATGGAACGTCAGGGCGCTTATTTCCTGACACCGGAGCAGATTAAAAAGCTGGGAAGCTTTATTTTAAGAGCCAACGGTACTATGAATCCTATGATTGTAGGAAAATCCGCAAGGGTGATTGCAGATTTGGCAGGCATCGAGGTGCCGGAGGGAACCAGAGTGCTGGTGGCAGAGGAAACCGGCATTGGCAGGGGACACCCGTACTCCAACGAAAAGCTGGCTCCCATATTGGCCTTTTACACAGCCCCGTCCTATGTAGAAATCTGTGAGCTGTGTACAGAGATTCTGCACTACGAAGGAGCAGGACATACCTTCTCCATGCATACCAAAGATGAAAATATGGTAACTTATTTTGCACAGAGAATCCCGGCGTCCAGAATTATTGTAAATACTCCAAGCGCTCTTGGCGGAATCGGAGGAACTACGGGGCTGCAGCCGGCTCTGACATTGGGCTGCGGCGCAGTTGGCGGAAGCGCAACCTCAGAAAACGTAGGGCCAAAGCATTTAATGAACCTGCGCTATGTGGCAGAAGGGCTTTCAGAATTGGAGGATATTAAAGGAACTCTTCCGGATTGTTCAGAAGGTATCTGCAAGCCGCAGAAATTTGACGATATTGACATTGACGCAGTGGTAAGCGAGATTATCAAGCGTCTTCAGAATTCATAA
- a CDS encoding EutN/CcmL family microcompartment protein — protein MKTGKVIGNIWATRKEEKLAGLKLLVIQPINLLDDKAIEYPIIAADIIGAGVGEKVIYVGGSSARTAAGGSDIPVDATVVGIVDDQEIEENLI, from the coding sequence ATGAAAACAGGAAAAGTGATTGGAAATATCTGGGCAACCAGAAAAGAGGAAAAGCTGGCAGGTTTAAAGCTGCTGGTCATTCAGCCCATAAACCTGCTGGATGATAAGGCCATTGAATATCCCATTATTGCGGCAGATATAATTGGTGCAGGCGTGGGAGAAAAAGTGATTTATGTAGGCGGAAGTTCTGCCCGGACTGCGGCAGGGGGAAGTGATATTCCCGTAGACGCTACAGTGGTGGGAATTGTAGATGACCAGGAAATTGAGGAAAATCTGATTTAA
- a CDS encoding Rho termination factor N-terminal domain-containing protein: MTEYPADIKQTYTGEEMKKMTVAKLRSLARELKITNMTPQEIRFAKKQDLIDAILKFTGEKR; encoded by the coding sequence GTGACAGAATATCCGGCAGACATAAAGCAGACTTATACCGGGGAAGAGATGAAAAAGATGACCGTGGCAAAGCTGAGATCTCTGGCACGGGAGTTGAAAATCACCAATATGACCCCACAGGAAATCCGCTTTGCAAAGAAACAGGATTTGATTGACGCGATCCTGAAATTTACCGGAGAAAAGAGGTAG